The nucleotide sequence CAAATGCTTGTATCGGAGTTGATGTTATAGTTGGATTTCCCGGCGAAACCGATGCATTGTTTTTAGAAACCTATAATTTTTTAAGCGATTTAGACATTTCGTATTTACACGTTTTCACCTATTCTGAACGTGATAACACCGAAGCTATTAGTTTTGATGGAGTTGTGCCGGCAAATGTTCGTGCAAAACGCAGCAAAATGTTACGTGGACTATCGGTTAAAAAACGTCGTGCGTTCTATGAAAAACAACTGCATACAAATCAAACCGTACTTTTTGAAAGCGAAAATAAAGAAGGATACATTCACGGGTTTACCGAAAATTATGTAAAAGTAAAAACACCTTGGAACCCTGAATTAGTAAATACTCTTCACGATATCACCCTTACAAAAATTGATGAAGACGGTTTGGTTCGATTTGATTTTGTGGAAGCGATGGTGTAGGGTGTAATTTATGTTTTTTTTGATGAAATCTTTTACTTCAGTAAAAGCGGAAAAAGTAAAAAACTGCACAAATTTGTAATTTTGTGAGCAGTTTAATTAATTCATTTTAAAACTAAACCAAAATTTTTATAAAGACTACTCTGTTTTGCTTTTAATGGCCATTAATAAGTTATAAGCACCTTTAACAACTATTTTTCATTCTTCAATATTGTGCATGATTATGATAGATTTGGCTTCATTAAAATATTTTTTACAGTCAATTTACAATTTATTTCATTGCACCCAAAAGTGTATAAAAAAATCCGAGTAAAAAAACTCGGATTTTGTGTTAGATATTGTTATTAAGGGCAATCATCTTTAAAGCAGCTACTGCAGCTTCGGTTCCTTTGTTTCCGTGGATTCCTCCGCTTCTATCGATTGATTGTTGCTCATTATTATCTGTTAATACACAGAAAATCGTTGGCACATCATACATTAAGTTTAAATCTTTAATGCCTTGTGTTACGCCTTCGCAAACAAAGTCAAAATGTTTTGTTTCGCCTTGTATCACGCAACCAATTGCAATAATAGCATCAAACTCTTCTAGCTGGTGCATTTTTTTGCTTCCAAAAATCAATTCAAAACTTCCAGGAACGTTCCAACGCACAATATTTTCGGGTTTTGCGCCACAATCAATCAATACATCATATGCACCTTGAAACAAACCGTTGGTTATTTTATCGTTCCATTCCGAAACCACCAAACCAATCTTCAACTCTTTTGCATCAATTAAATCGGCTTTGTTGTATTCTGAAAGATTCTTGTTTGCTGTTGCCATAATTAATTATTGTGCCATTCCTAAATAAACATCAATATTTGCAGCTTCAACAGAGCTTTTGTAATTGTCTTTAATGTTTGTAAACAATTTCAAAGCTTCGTCTTTTTTACCTAATTCTAAAGCCATTAAACCTGCTTTGTATGCATATCGAGGCGTTGTAAAATCGTTTGTTGTATGTTCTGATGCTTTTTTGTAGAAATCAAAAGCGTCTTGTGGTTGGTTTAAATCGGCAAATGCGTCACCAATTGCTCCTAAAGACATTGCTTTTAAAAACATATCTTTAGAATTGAATTGCTCTAAATGCGCAATTGCTTCTTTATTTTTACCCATATTCAAATAAGCCGTACCTGCATAATAGTGTGCCAAGTTAGCTGCATTGGTTCCGCTGTATGTTTCAGCAATGTTTAAAAAGCCCATTTTTCCTTCACCGCCATTCAAAGCTAAATTGAACAATGAATCCGCCGATTGGCCATTCAATGCTTGCTCATAAAACTGTTGTGCTTGGAACATTTCATTGGCTGCTTCTTCTTCATTTGGTTCCATAATAAAATTTTGGTAACCCAAATATCCAACTGCAAGCAATGCCAATCCACCAATTGCATAAAATATTTTTGATTGGTTTAGTGTAAACCAAGAACCTACTTTATTAGCTGTTGAATCTAACGAATTAAAAACCTCTGCCGTATCACTGGTATCATTCAATACTGCTTCGTGCACATTTTCTTCTTTCTCAGCCTTTGGTTTTTCTGGTTTATAACCTCTTTTATTATATGTTGCCATAATTTCGTAAGAATTTTAATCTGGGCAAAAATAGGATTTTTATCTAAATTTAAAAGTCTATTTGTGAGATATTTTTCAGAAATTTGCTTTTTCATTCAATTACTAAAACTGCTTTTGTGAATTTAGAGCATATACATATTCTCAATTTTAAAAATATTTCTGAAAAAACCCTTCAATTCACCAAGAAAATCAATTGTTTCGTGGGGAAAAATGGTCAGGGGAAAACCAACTTGCTCGATGCTATTTATTATTTGGCATTTGGAAAAAGCTATTTTAACCCAATTGCGCTACAAAATATTAAGCACCATGAAGATTTTTTTGTGGTAGAAGGAACTTTTAAGAAAAACGGCAAGCAGGAACAAATTGTTTGTAGTTTAAAAAAAGGTCAGAAGAAGGTATTGAAACGCAACGGAAAAATCTATGAAAAATTTGCCGATCATGTGGGATTGATTCCAATGGTGATGATTTCGCCTAGTGACCAAGACTTGATTTCGGAAGGCAGCGAAACCCGCAGAAAATTCATTGATTTGGTGATTTCGCAACAAAACAGTCCTTATTTACAACAATTGATTCAATACCAAAAAATTGTTTCGCAGCGCAACGCATTATTGAAATATTTTGCTTTAAACCGTGT is from Paenimyroides aestuarii and encodes:
- the ribH gene encoding 6,7-dimethyl-8-ribityllumazine synthase; amino-acid sequence: MATANKNLSEYNKADLIDAKELKIGLVVSEWNDKITNGLFQGAYDVLIDCGAKPENIVRWNVPGSFELIFGSKKMHQLEEFDAIIAIGCVIQGETKHFDFVCEGVTQGIKDLNLMYDVPTIFCVLTDNNEQQSIDRSGGIHGNKGTEAAVAALKMIALNNNI
- a CDS encoding tetratricopeptide repeat protein — encoded protein: MATYNKRGYKPEKPKAEKEENVHEAVLNDTSDTAEVFNSLDSTANKVGSWFTLNQSKIFYAIGGLALLAVGYLGYQNFIMEPNEEEAANEMFQAQQFYEQALNGQSADSLFNLALNGGEGKMGFLNIAETYSGTNAANLAHYYAGTAYLNMGKNKEAIAHLEQFNSKDMFLKAMSLGAIGDAFADLNQPQDAFDFYKKASEHTTNDFTTPRYAYKAGLMALELGKKDEALKLFTNIKDNYKSSVEAANIDVYLGMAQ